The DNA region TGGGCGATCACTCCTCAAAAACTCGTGGTTGAGGTGGACTGGGCTATTGAGTAACCACAGGAGGAACACGAGGTTGTggcagtttttcaagttgtcGTTTGCGATTGAATCAACAAACTCTGAAGGGGGAAGGACGTTTCTGTTTCTGACGAGGGTGATGAATGGGACGACCGTGTCATCCTGGGAATCGTCTGAATCTTCTGAAAACGACACACGGTAAGTTGAGTCGTTCATTAATACCTCGCTTgatatcaaaaatgaagatCTACGAGAGAAgagctcggcggctaatCCGATCGCTTAAAAGGTTATCGACATCGCATCATACGAGTCAAATAAGTTAAGTTTGAATTGGAATTTAGTTGGGTATATATCAATGTGGATCCCTCTCTTCAGCGGACAGGTTTCGTGGCGCGATGATCCAAGATTCAGAATTCGATGGCTACGTGTCAAAGCTACAGCAGCTAGAAGCGCAGCTGCTTTCAGACCCCTACTCGGCAGCGGCGGTGGAGGTCCTTTCCCAATACGCTGAAATGGTCCGGGTTTTGATAGTCTGCGCGACGCAGCGGCATCGCGGCTTGCGCATAAGCTGGAAGAGGTTTAACGACTTAAAAATAGAGGGCGGTGCTGGCAAAGATGACGAGGAGGCGGCAGAGCATGTGGCACAGATCGTGCAGGCAGTAGACTTCGTTGTCGCGCTGGAGAAGCGGTATAAAGCGGCCCAGGTTGAGGCAAATGACGAGTTCGGCGCGCGCCTCAAAGAGCTGCGGGCAGAGCGTTATGCGAAATACAGGGAGCAGGTCGCCGAACAGCAGGGAAGGGCAGAACAGCAGTCGCAAGAGGAGGGCGCCGGCCAACCGGTGTCCAAGAAACAGCAGCTGCTGACAacaaacaagaagatcacATCGACGCTGATGCGCACCAGCCATCTGCTGCAAAGCTCGGTGATGCAGAGCGAGCTGAACCTCGGTGAGCTGCAGGAGCAGACCAGGTCCATGCACAAGCTGAACGACCGATTCGACAGTCTGTCGGGCGTGCTGCACACATCTTCGAAGATTGTTAAGATAATTAACGATTCCTCGGGGCGCGAGAGGCGCCAGATCTACACGGGGCTCTCATTTCTGGGGCTGTGCATCGCCTGGGTGCTATGGCGGCGCATTTTCAAGCTGCCGGTGAAACTGGCCCTGTGGATGTGGTTCCGCTTCTCGCGTGCGCTTCTTGCGTCACTAGGTGCGCTGCCGAAGACCAAGGTCCCGGCCCCTATGGTCCTCAACACCGTGGCGCCTGCAATTGCCTCAACCGCGACAAACGCG from Lachancea thermotolerans CBS 6340 chromosome C complete sequence includes:
- the SEC20 gene encoding Sec20p (some similarities with uniprot|P28791 Saccharomyces cerevisiae YDR498C SEC20 Membrane glycoprotein v-SNARE involved in retrograde transport from the Golgi to the ER required for N- and O-glycosylation in the Golgi but not in the ER forms a complex with the cytosolic Tip20p), coding for MIQDSEFDGYVSKLQQLEAQLLSDPYSAAAVEVLSQYAEMVRVLIVCATQRHRGLRISWKRFNDLKIEGGAGKDDEEAAEHVAQIVQAVDFVVALEKRYKAAQVEANDEFGARLKELRAERYAKYREQVAEQQGRAEQQSQEEGAGQPVSKKQQLLTTNKKITSTLMRTSHLLQSSVMQSELNLGELQEQTRSMHKLNDRFDSLSGVLHTSSKIVKIINDSSGRERRQIYTGLSFLGLCIAWVLWRRIFKLPVKLALWMWFRFSRALLASLGALPKTKVPAPMVLNTVAPAIASTATNALSAVSAVSAESAQTAATEQATASMESLVQDAVDGAFARIRDEL